The nucleotide window CGGAGCTGAGGCGGGCTGATCAGGGGCGCGTGCGGGTGTCGTCACCGCGCCCCGTATTGCCGACCGCCCGCTGTAGCGCGATCGATCCGCCGTTCCGGGCGCGCTGAGCTGGTCGCAGCGGTGTGGTCTACATCCGCGTCAGGAGACGGCCTTCTTCAGCAGCTCGACCAGCTGCTTCTGGTCCGCGTCGGTGAGCGTGGTCACCGCGAACGAGGTGGGCCAGAAATTACCGTCGTCCAGGTTCGCGTCCGGCTGGAAGCCGATGGTGGCATAGCGCACCTTGAACTTGGCGGCGCTCTGGAAGAACACCACCACCTTGCCGTCTGCGTTGGCGTACGCCGGCATGCCGTACCAGGTCTTCGCGCCCAGGTCGGTGTGGTCCTTGACCAGTCGGTGCAGAATCTCGGCCAGCTCCTTGTCTGTGCCGCGCATCTCGTCGATGGCGGCCAGGCACGCTGCCTCCAGGTCGGCTCCCAGTTTCGCGGCCTTGGCTTCGGCTGCCGCCGCTCGCATGGCGGCCTTCTCCTCCTTGCTGAAGGTTGTGCTCATGGTCCGTTCCTCTCGCTGAATGCTTCGCTGCGCTGATTGCTTGTTGGCACTCACTCTAGGAGGAACCCGGGGAGCGTGCTTCTTGGATCCTGCTCAGCCGACCGTGGCGGGCACCTGCACCAGAGCGGTCCTAACCGGTAGCCGCCTGCACGACGGTGTAGCCGGCGAGCACGATTACCGCGGCTCCCACGATGAGGTCGGTCCAGGTGGCGAGTGTCTCTCTGGCGTTCTTGTTCGCCTTCGGCAGGTGCAGGAGGCCGGCAATCAGGAGGAAGGTTCCGCCGGCGACTCCGGCGGGAAGCGCCCACCCGGGCAGCAGCGCGAGAAGCCCAGCAAGCCCCATGCCGACATTCGCCATGCCCAGTTCGCGGGTGAGCTGCTGTGCCTGCGGGCTCGGGGCGGGCCCGCCGAGAATCGCGGCGGTCGGCCCCCGGCCAGAGACCTGAGCGATGCCGGCAACGAGCAGGCGGGTGCCGACTCCCCAGAACACCCACCATCTGCCGAAGACCAGCACCGGTTCGCCACCGACCACGGCAAGCTCGATGCCGCCGGCGATGAGTGGCAGCACGATCGTCTGCGCTATGACGAGGATGACGTAACCCATTGGTCCCTTCGACGTTCGACAGCGATCCACTACCGAGAAATTTGCTCCTCACCGGGCGCGCGTAACGATCGACGATGCGGCCATCGAGGAGATCAGCGGGACACTCCTTCGTTCTGGAGGCCAATCTGCCACGGCCGGGGCCCGATCGCGAGGGCTGTCGACGCGGCACGCCCGCCGTTCAGGGGCCGCCGAGCCAGCTGTCGATCCGGTGGTGGTCGGGTCTGAATCCGTGCCCGACACCCCAGAGAACCGCTTGGGTTCGGCTGGCGACACCGATCTTGCCGTACACACTGCGGATGTAGGACTTCACGGTATTGGGACTGAGGTAGGTGAGCGACGCCACTTCGGCGTTGCTCTTGCCTTGGGTGATCAGCGCGAGGATCTCGGACTCGCGATCAGTGATCCCCTCGCGGCGCCCCGGCCAGTCGAGTCCTGGAGCGCTTCCCGACCGCTGCGGTGGATCGCTCACCACGATGTCGCCGGCGTGGACCGATTCCAGAGCCGCGACCAGGTCGCGGGCCGGCAACGTCTTGGACAGGTAGCCGCTGACGCCCTGGTCGAGCGCCGCGGCGATCAGGTCGGGCTGGAAGTTCCAGGTGTACATGACGACGCGACCGGCCCGTGGGTTCCGGACGAGGGCGGAGAGCTCCGACAGATCGGATTCGGGCTGGGCGAAGGAGTCGTACAGCACGATGTCGGTGCTGTCGGAGAGACCCGTGTTCGCATCGATCTCCGCAACGAGCACCCGATCCCGGTAGTGATCGAACATGTGCGCCAGGCCTTTGAGCACAATGTCGTAGTCATCGACCAGGGCAACGGTGACGGGTTGCGACGGGGACATAGTAGGACGTTACTGCCAGAGCAGTTCGACCGGCTACACCCCTAGGGGTGTACCGCCGCCTCCCTCAGGGTGTTTGGCTGTTCACCGCCCAGCAACCGCTGGTCACATCGAAACCTCAGCCCCACCCAAACAGGAAGGAGACCACAATGCTTGGTCTCATCATCAGCCTCATCGTCGTCGGCATCATCGCCGGCGCCATCGCTCGCCTCGTCGTGCCCGGACGGCAGAACATCAGCATCCCGATGACCATCGTGCTCGGCATCGTCGGGTCCTTCGTCGGCGGATTCCTCGGCTTCCTGATCTTCCAGCACGACCCGATGGATGGCTTCTTCCAGCCGGCCGGAATCATCGGCTCCATCATCGGCGCGATCATCGTGCTCCTGGTCTACATCCGCTTCAGCGGCCGTCGCAGCGTTCAGCACTAGCCGGTCTCCCGGTGGCCGTGGTCCACGCGGTTACCGGGACCGCTCGCGGGGTCAGCATCCTGCCAGATCTTTCCACTCGCGACCAAGAGAGAGCAGACCATGATCCTTCTTTTTGGCACACGCGCCTCCGAGGCCGTGATCAATCTCGTCTTGTTCGTGTGCGGGTACTGCGGAGTACTGGCCCAGCAGCAGGTCATCAAGCGGGCGACACGATTCACGCTCTTCTTCCTCCCCCTGTTCCCGGTCTCGACGCGCTACGTCAACGTGTGCAGCCGCTGTCAGGGCAGCACCGAAGTGACCGCCGCCCAGGCCAGGCACTCGCTGGACTGGGCGAAAGCGCAAAGCGCACCCTGATTGGTGCGCCCGCACGCCTCGCGGCTCGTGAAAATGCTCGCAGCGTGCGATTTCTAGCGCATTTCCGCGCGCCGCGAGCATTTTCCCCCGCGGCGAGCACTAACGGACGCCGTTGGCACCCACGCACGCTGCGAGCCGCGTCAGGTGTTCTGGGAAGCCTGGGTTGATGCCGCCGTGGCTGAGGTCGAGCCAGCGAGCGGTTACGGCCTTCTCCCGGATGTAGAAGCTGATGCCAGCGGGGCCGTACGCGTTGGCGTCGCCGAACAGGCAGTCCTCTCAGCCGCCGAGCAACGGGTAAGCCACGGGCACCGGGATCGGCACGCTGATGCCATCCATGCCCACCTGCACCTCGTGCTGGAACCACCTGGCCCCGCCGCCGTCGTTGGTGAAGATGACCGTGCCGTTACCGGCCTCAAGTAATGACGCCTTGCATGAAGATGTCGCATGCGGATGGTTGCAGCAGTTCGCAGGGGATTCTGCGCTGGCTCAGTCGACACCATCTATCCCTCTGCGCGTTGCCGCGCGAAAGCGTCGCAGGCGTCACTGGCTCCTGACAAACTCCAGTAATGGACACGCCAGACGATCAACGACTTCTCTCCGGACTTATGCAGACCGGTTGGCTCAGCCAATTGGGCGACAGCAGCAGATCCGTGCACGACCTCATGAGCGTTTGGGATTCCATGGCCGAGGAAGTCGGCGCCGACAACCAAGACGGCCGAGCGGCACTTGAGCTACTCAGCCGAGTGTGCTCCATGTGGCCGCGGGATGGGAATTTCGAGGAACCATATGGGCCGATGGTTCAAATCGAGGGGAGGCGCAGTGCTGTCCCCGCTGATCTGACTGAGTACGAACTCGGCCTCCTCGCCGGAGCACTCAAACACTCACCGCACGCGCGTTTGAACGCCCGGCTGGCGGACATTCTCTGGATGCACTGGCCTGATACGAAACAGCGATATTCCTTCGCTCGCATCGCAGTCGAAAACTGGTTGTCGCAAGGCATTCAGGAAGATCAATGGTCCAGGGGCCTCGAGTCCGAGTTTGAGCGCTCGATCGAGCTTGCAAAACGACTTCGATTTTCCGACCTGCTCGATTCGATTCAAGAGGAGCTTTGCAAAGCCACGCTGATCTCGAAGTCGCCAGTATTTGTCTATGGGTGGGCCCGCGTCCTGACGAAACACCGTC belongs to Cryobacterium sp. SO2 and includes:
- a CDS encoding GlsB/YeaQ/YmgE family stress response membrane protein, encoding MLGLIISLIVVGIIAGAIARLVVPGRQNISIPMTIVLGIVGSFVGGFLGFLIFQHDPMDGFFQPAGIIGSIIGAIIVLLVYIRFSGRRSVQH
- a CDS encoding zinc-ribbon domain-containing protein, which encodes MILLFGTRASEAVINLVLFVCGYCGVLAQQQVIKRATRFTLFFLPLFPVSTRYVNVCSRCQGSTEVTAAQARHSLDWAKAQSAP
- a CDS encoding response regulator transcription factor yields the protein MSPSQPVTVALVDDYDIVLKGLAHMFDHYRDRVLVAEIDANTGLSDSTDIVLYDSFAQPESDLSELSALVRNPRAGRVVMYTWNFQPDLIAAALDQGVSGYLSKTLPARDLVAALESVHAGDIVVSDPPQRSGSAPGLDWPGRREGITDRESEILALITQGKSNAEVASLTYLSPNTVKSYIRSVYGKIGVASRTQAVLWGVGHGFRPDHHRIDSWLGGP